One Vitis riparia cultivar Riparia Gloire de Montpellier isolate 1030 chromosome 4, EGFV_Vit.rip_1.0, whole genome shotgun sequence genomic window carries:
- the LOC117912098 gene encoding microsomal glutathione S-transferase 3 — MAAEDLLPREYGYVVLVLVFYCFLNFFMAISVGKARKKYKVSLPNLYALESENKDAKLFNCVQRGHQNSLEMMPVFFVLMILGGIGYPLTCAALGSLYIVSRYFYFTGYSTGNPENRLTIGKFSFLAIPGLMICNILFAINLVRG; from the exons ATGGCAGCAGAGGATTTGCTTCCCAGAGAATACGGATATGTGGTTCTTGTTCTCGTTTTCTACTGCTTTCTCAATTTCTTCATGGCTATCAGCGTAGGCAAAGCCCGGAAGAA GTATAAGGTGTCTCTCCCTAACCTGTATGCGTTGGAATCTGAAAACAAGGATGCCAAGCTCTTCAACTGTGTCCAG agAGGGCATCAAAATTCACTGGAAATGATGCCAGTGTTCTTCGTGCTGATGATATTAGGAGGAATTGGATATCCTCTTACATGTGCTGCTCTTGGATCCCTGTACATTGTCAGTCGATATTTCTATTTCACTGGCTATTCCACCGGCAATCCTGAAAACCGATTGACGATCGG gaaattttcatttttggcgATCCCGGGGCTTATGATTTGCAACATTTTGTTTGCTATCAACCTTGTTCGTGGATGA